The Aurantiacibacter arachoides genome window below encodes:
- a CDS encoding VTT domain-containing protein, which translates to MDTTIAAWLPMPLLESLAASPWGPFVLPALIASLTAGFVGFSIPGTIAPMSFISGLLLGIGGILVVALGVLVGSHVLFLASRRWLAGIMQERFGDRLKSVSEHLGRRGPVYVVIARLTGVPHVVVTAGCAATPITSRAFLAASLIGMLPAITLAHMAGHAL; encoded by the coding sequence ATGGACACCACGATCGCCGCCTGGCTGCCGATGCCCCTGTTGGAAAGCCTCGCCGCTTCCCCGTGGGGTCCGTTCGTGCTGCCTGCGTTGATTGCCTCGCTGACCGCAGGGTTCGTGGGGTTCTCCATTCCCGGCACCATCGCGCCGATGTCGTTCATCTCGGGCCTGTTGCTGGGCATCGGCGGCATCCTCGTCGTCGCGCTGGGCGTGCTGGTGGGCAGCCACGTGCTGTTCCTCGCCTCGCGCCGGTGGCTGGCGGGCATCATGCAGGAACGGTTCGGGGATCGGCTGAAGAGCGTCAGCGAGCATCTGGGGCGAAGGGGACCGGTCTATGTCGTCATCGCACGGCTGACCGGTGTGCCGCATGTCGTGGTCACCGCAGGCTGCGCCGCCACGCCGATTACCTCACGCGCCTTTCTGGCCGCCAGCCTGATCGGAATGTTGCCGGCGATCACCCTTGCCCACATGGCCGGCCACGCGCTGTAG
- the metW gene encoding methionine biosynthesis protein MetW — protein sequence MSGLRPDLARIAAQVPHGVRVLDVGCGDGALMAELRDAKGCDARGIEIDPLAVEQAVGRGLSVVQGDADRDLADYPDGAFDVAILSQTLQTARRPDWVLEQLLRVGTEAFVSFPNFAYWRMRLALLAGGRMPVVRHLPVSWYETENIHHVTIEDFRDLLRIKGVAVKGAWFFAGGREISALRANWRAEHAVFRISR from the coding sequence ATGAGCGGGCTGCGCCCTGACCTCGCCCGGATCGCCGCGCAGGTGCCGCACGGCGTGCGCGTGCTCGACGTGGGATGCGGGGACGGCGCGCTGATGGCCGAATTGCGCGATGCCAAGGGCTGTGACGCCCGCGGTATCGAGATCGATCCGCTGGCGGTGGAACAGGCCGTCGGCCGCGGCCTTTCCGTGGTGCAGGGCGATGCCGACCGGGACCTGGCGGACTATCCGGACGGCGCCTTTGACGTCGCCATCCTCAGCCAGACCTTGCAGACCGCGCGGCGGCCGGACTGGGTGCTGGAGCAGTTGTTGCGCGTGGGCACGGAGGCCTTTGTCAGCTTTCCCAACTTTGCCTACTGGCGGATGCGGCTGGCGCTGCTGGCGGGTGGACGGATGCCGGTGGTGCGGCACCTGCCCGTCAGCTGGTACGAGACCGAGAACATCCACCACGTCACCATCGAGGATTTTCGCGATCTGCTTCGCATCAAGGGCGTGGCGGTGAAGGGTGCCTGGTTCTTCGCCGGCGGGCGCGAGATTTCAGCCCTGCGCGCCAACTGGCGTGCCGAACACGCGGTGTTTCGTATCAGTCGCTAG
- the metX gene encoding homoserine O-acetyltransferase MetX, whose protein sequence is MTNRDTASFRAATLDQPLALDSGRALAGVEIAYETYGTLNAARDNAVLVFHALTGDQFVASTHPVTGKPGWWERMVGPGRPIDTERYHVICANVLGSCMGSTGPASMAADGQRHAMRFPVITVRDMVRAQVALLDHLGIGVLHAVVGGSMGGMQALCFAANWPQRTARVLAVATTARHSAQNIAFHEVGRQAIMADPAWNGGDYYGGASPDKGLSVARMAAHITYLSEAGLTEKFGRRLQARGDGQPGAKSFGFDADFQVESYLRHQGISFTDRFDANSYLYITRAMDYFDLAEEAGGRLADAFAAAGNTRFCLVSFDTDWLYTTADMREVVHALNAVAAPVSFVELSAPYGHDSFLLDVPALDRVVRGFIG, encoded by the coding sequence ATGACCAACCGCGACACCGCCTCTTTCCGCGCGGCGACGCTGGACCAGCCCCTCGCGCTGGACAGCGGACGCGCGCTGGCCGGCGTCGAGATCGCCTACGAGACCTATGGCACTCTCAATGCGGCGCGCGATAACGCGGTGCTGGTGTTCCACGCGCTGACGGGTGACCAGTTCGTCGCCAGCACGCACCCGGTGACCGGCAAGCCGGGCTGGTGGGAACGGATGGTGGGGCCGGGCAGGCCGATCGATACCGAACGCTACCACGTGATCTGCGCCAACGTGCTGGGTAGCTGCATGGGCTCCACCGGCCCTGCCAGCATGGCGGCCGACGGTCAGCGCCACGCCATGCGCTTTCCCGTCATCACCGTGCGCGACATGGTGCGCGCACAGGTGGCGCTGCTCGATCACCTGGGGATCGGCGTGCTGCACGCAGTGGTCGGCGGATCGATGGGCGGGATGCAGGCCCTGTGCTTTGCCGCCAACTGGCCGCAGCGCACAGCACGGGTGCTGGCCGTGGCCACCACCGCGCGGCACAGCGCGCAGAACATCGCCTTTCACGAGGTGGGGCGGCAGGCGATCATGGCCGATCCGGCGTGGAACGGCGGCGACTATTACGGCGGAGCGAGCCCCGACAAGGGTCTGAGCGTGGCGCGCATGGCGGCCCATATAACCTACCTTTCGGAAGCCGGGCTGACCGAGAAATTCGGCCGCCGGCTGCAGGCCAGGGGCGATGGACAGCCCGGGGCCAAGAGCTTCGGCTTCGACGCCGATTTCCAGGTGGAAAGCTACCTGCGCCACCAGGGCATCAGCTTTACCGACCGCTTCGATGCCAACAGCTACCTCTACATCACCCGCGCGATGGACTATTTCGACCTGGCGGAGGAAGCCGGGGGGCGGCTGGCCGATGCGTTCGCGGCGGCGGGCAATACCCGTTTCTGCCTCGTCAGCTTCGATACCGACTGGCTCTACACCACGGCCGACATGCGCGAGGTGGTCCACGCGCTGAATGCCGTGGCCGCGCCGGTCAGCTTCGTGGAATTGAGCGCGCCCTACGGCCACGACAGTTTCCTGCTCGATGTGCCGGCGCTCGACCGGGTGGTGCGGGGGTTCATCGGATGA